The following are encoded in a window of Eschrichtius robustus isolate mEscRob2 chromosome 1, mEscRob2.pri, whole genome shotgun sequence genomic DNA:
- the LOC137759760 gene encoding glycine cleavage system H protein, mitochondrial-like → MALRVARSVRAAICSLRAISAPNAPCPPRPWGLRAGAVRALRTGPALLSGRKFTDKHEWVTTENGVGTVGISNFAQEALGDVVYCSLPEVGTKLNKQEEFGALESVKAASELYSPLSGEVTEINEALAENPGPVNKSYYEDGWLIKMTLSNPSELDELMSEEAYEKYIKSIEE, encoded by the coding sequence ATGGCGCTGCGAGTGGCGCGCAGCGTGCGGGCCGCGATCTGCAGCCTGCGCGCCATCTCTGCGCCCAACGCGCCCTGCCCGCCGCGGCCCTGGGGACTGCGGGCGGGCGCCGTCCGGGCGCTGCGCACCGGCCCCGCTCTGCTGTCCGGTCGTAAATTCACAGACAAACATGAATGGGTAACAACAGAAAACGGTGTTGGAACAGTGGGAATCAGCAATTTTGCACAGGAAGCTTTGGGAGATGTTGTTTACTGTAGTCTGCCTGAAGTTGGGACAAAATTGAACAAACAAGAGGAATTTGGTGCTTTGGAAAGTGTGAAAGCTGCTAGTGAACTCTATTCTCCTCTATCAGGAGAAGTAACTGAAATTAATGAAGCTCTAGCAGAAAATCCAGGACCTGTCAACAAATCTTATTATGAAGATGGTTGGCTGATCAAGATGACACTCAGTAACCCTTCAGAACTAGATGAACTAATGAGTGAAGAAGCAtatgagaaatacataaaatctatTGAGGAGTGA